A single region of the Serinus canaria isolate serCan28SL12 chromosome 11, serCan2020, whole genome shotgun sequence genome encodes:
- the LOC127060063 gene encoding guanine nucleotide-binding protein G(o) subunit alpha-like — MQNRMHESLMLFDSICNNKFFIDTSIILFLNKKDLFAEKIKKSPLTICFPEYTGPNTYEDAAAYIQAQFESKNRSPNKEIYCHMTCATDTNNIQVVFDAVTDIIIANNLRGCGLY, encoded by the exons AACCGCATGCACGAATCTCTCATGCTCTTCGACTCCATCTGTAACAACAAATTCTTCATCGATACCTCCATCATTCTCTTCCTCAACAAGAAAGACCTATTTGCTGAGAAGATCAAGAAGTCACCTCTGACCATCTGCTTCCCTGAGTATACAG GTCCCAACACCTACGAGGATGCGGCCGCCTACATCCAAGCACAATTCGAGAGCAAAAACCGCTCCCCCAACAAGGAGATTTACTGCCACATGACGTGTGCCACAGACACGAACAACATCCAGGTGGTTTTTGACGCCGTCACCGACATCATCATTGCCAACAACCTGCGGGGCTGCGGCTTGTACTGA